One stretch of Arachis hypogaea cultivar Tifrunner chromosome 20, arahy.Tifrunner.gnm2.J5K5, whole genome shotgun sequence DNA includes these proteins:
- the LOC112782357 gene encoding proline dehydrogenase 2, mitochondrial: protein MATRVIPARILRKIRYNRATTTTAAATKPLGATPVFERTEHKPPSSAASAATIAAPSSVDTDYIPRRTLDLEDTEKLFSSVSTWRLLRSSAVLHATAVGPMVDVGMRVMRSRFVEREGLVKDAVMGAVRETFFEHFCAGEDAGEAGRKIRSLNEAGLRGMLVYGVEDAHDNDGCNRNLNGFLHTVDVSRSLPMSSVSFVIVKITAICPMTLLERISDLLRWQQKDPSFNLPWKRDSLPIFAESSPLYHTQKKPEALTLEEERDLELATHRLVELCQKCVQANIPLLVDAEHTTVQPAIDYFTYSSAIVHNKDDNPIVFGTIQTYLKDSKERLLLALKAADKMGIPMGFKLVRGAYMSMESRIAESFGFESPIHDTIEDTHKCFNDCSSFLLEKVADGPGSLVLATHNVESGKLAAAKAHELGMGKVHHKLEFAQLCGMSESLSFGLSNAGFQVSKYLPFGPVDKVMPYLLRRAEENRGLLAASGFDRQLMRKEIGRRLKAAVF from the exons ATGGCAACTAGGGTTATCCCAGCAAGGATCCTAAGGAAAATCCGTTACAACAGAGCCACAACCACAACGGCCGCAGCCACAAAACCGCTCGGCGCAACGCCAGTTTTCGAAAGGACCGAGCACAAGCCGCCGTCTTCAGCTGCCTCCGCCGCAACTATCGCGGCTCCCTCGTCCGTCGACACCGATTACATACCGAGGAGGACGTTGGATTTGGAGGACACAGAGAAGCTCTTCTCGTCGGTGTCTACATGGCGGCTGCTGCGTTCGTCGGCGGTTTTACACGCGACGGCGGTGGGGCCCATGGTTGACGTGGGAATGCGGGTGATGCGATCGAGGTTTGTTGAGAGGGAAGGGTTGGTTAAGGATGCCGTGATGGGAGCGGTTAGGGAGACGTTCTTTGAGCACTTCTGCGCCGGCGAAGATGCCGGCGAGGCTGGGAGGAAGATAAGGTCGCTGAATGAGGCGGGTTTAAGAGGGATGCTTGTTTATGGGGTTGAAGATGCGCACGATAACGATGGCTGTAACCGTAACCTTAACGGCTTCCTTCACACCGTTGATGTTAGCAGATCCCTTCCTATGTCTTCT gTGAGTTTTGTGATTGTGAAAATCACTGCAATTTGTCCCATGACGCTGCTAGAGAGAATCAGTGACCTTCTAAGATGGCAACAGAAAGATCCTTCATTCAATTTGCCATGGAAGCGAGATTCCCTGCCAATTTTCGCTGAATCAAGCCCTTTGTACCACACCCAGAAGAAACCAGAGGCACTTACCCTTGAAGAGGAGCGTGATCTTGAACTTGCAACTCACAGACTTGTTGAACTCTGCCAGAAATGTGTGCAGGCCAATATTCCTCTCTTGGTTGACGCCGAACACACCACGGTTCAGCCGGCGATCGATTACTTCACGTATTCCTCTGCCATTGTGCATAACAAGGATGACAATCCGATCGTGTTTGGAACAATTCAGACTTACTTGAAAGACTCCAAGGAGAGGCTCTTGCTGGCATTGAAGGCAGCAGACAAAATGGGAATCCCAATGGGGTTCAAATTGGTGAGGGGTGCTTACATGTCCATGGAGAGCAGGATAGCCGAATCTTTCGGCTTCGAATCGCCCATTCATGACACCATTGAGGACACACACAAGTGTTTCAATGATTGCTCCTCTTTTCTTCTGGAGAAGGTTGCTGATGGTCCTGGATCACTTGTTCTTGCAACACATAATGTCGAATCAG GCAAATTGGCTGCCGCGAAAGCGCACGAATTAGGGATGGGAAAAGTGCACCACAAGCTGGAATTCGCGCAGCTGTGTGGAATGTCGGAGTCGCTTTCATTCGGTTTGAGCAATGCAGGGTTTCAGGTTAGCAAGTACTTGCCATTCGGGCCGGTGGACAAGGTCATGCCTTACCTCTTGAGAAGGGCTGAAGAAAATAGAGGGCTCTTGGCTGCTTCAGGTTTTGATAGGCAACTCATGAG AAAGGAGATTGGTAGGAGGCTAAAAGCTGCTGTATTTTAG
- the LOC112783142 gene encoding probable inactive ATP-dependent zinc metalloprotease FTSHI 3, chloroplastic: MASFSFSSFNTGAFVNIAQRRYFGVCGGLCTSSFVFPSPGFRFNQSYKFQHNLVWNPKLKYYYDDRRYRNASLRFPYCCNSQHGFSGNNKIEPLVSSRSRVERKSHYGKGDSNRLKKRFSLRLRPRLRLLAMRMRRASIKSFLNEVGIFVRKNIRTVAFSASVSIVFSLCFLFLKLTALPPVKTVPYSDLITSLQSGYVAKVLLEEGSRRIYYNMNNPVVENDQVSGNELQVADVSVDRDVDKPPSEGASSAGKTPALNILGKFSKARASVPEWQYSTRKIDRDEKFLLSLMREKGVSYSSAPQSVLMSMRNTLITVITLWIPLIPMMWLLYRQLSAANSPARKQKPNGQTVGFDDVEGVDSAKVELMEIVSCLQGDINYQKVGAKLPRGVLLVGPPGTGKTLLARAVAGEAGVPFFTVSASEFVELFVGRGAARIRDLFNAARKFAPSIIFIDELDAVGGRRGRSFNDERDQTLNQLLTEMDGFESEMRVVVIAATNRPEALDPALCRPGRFSRKVYVGEPDEEGRRKILAVHLRGVPLEEDTNIICHLIASLTAGFVGADLANIVNEAALLAARRGSEGVAREDIMEAIERAKFGINDKQLRSNKLSKELVKLFPWMPSLMGRSDKRQDDLQGPLGYQSLSS, from the exons AtggcttctttttccttttcttctttcaatACTGGAGCATTTGTTAATATAGCTCAAAGAAGATATTTTGGGGTTTGTGGAGGTTTGTGCACTAGTTCATTTGTTTTTCCTTCTCCGGGGTTTAGATTTAATCAATCATACAAATTTCAACATAATTTGGTTTGGAACCCGAAATTGAAGTATTATTATGATGATAGAAGATATAGAAATGCCTCACTGAGGTTTCCTTATTGTTGCAATTCTCAACATGGTTTTTCCGGTAATAATAAAATTGAGCCACTTGTGAGTAGTAGAAGCAGGGTTGAGAGAAAGTCACACTATGGTAAAGGAGATAGTAATAGGTTGAAGAAGAGATTTTCGTTGAGGTTGCGGCCGAGGTTAAGGTTATTGGCTATGAGAATGAGGAGGGCATCCATTAAGTCCTTTTTGAATGAGGTGGGAATCTTTGTCCGTAAGAATATTAGAACCGTGGCATTTTCTGCCTCGGTTTCTATTGTTTTCAGCCTTTGTTTCCTGTTTTTGAAGTTGACTGCACTTCCTCCGGTGAAAACCGTACCGTATTCTGACTTGATTACAAGCCTTCAAAGTGGCTATGTTGCGAAAGTGTTGCTGGAAGAGGGGTCCCGGCGCATATATTACAACATGAACAATCCAGTTGTTGAAAATGATCAGGTTTCTGGAAATGAATTGCAAGTTGCTGATGTTTCAGTTGACAGGGATGTAGATAAGCCTCCAAGTGAGGGAGCTTCAAGTGCTGGCAAAACCCCAGCATTGAATATATTAGGGAAATTTTCGAAGGCTCGGGCTTCAGTTCCTGAGTGGCAGTATTCCACAAGAAAAATTGACCGTGATGAAAAATTTCTTCTTAGTTTAATGAGAGAAAAAGGAGTTTCATATAGTTCTGCCCCTCAATCTGTGTTAATGTCAATGAGGAATACTTTGATAACTGTGATTACACTGTGGATACCGTTGATTCCAATGATGTGGCTTCTATACCGTCAGCTTTCTGCTGCTAATAGTCCAGCTAGGAAGCAGAAACCTAACGGCCAGACAGTtggatttgatgatgttgaaggAGTTGATTCTGCAAAAGTAGAGCTCATGGAG ATAGTTTCATGTCTGCAAGGGGATATAAACTACCAAAAGGTAGGGGCAAAATTACCTCGAGGTGTGTTGCTGGTAGGCCCCCCTGGAACAGGGAAAACATTACTTGCACGTGCTGTGGCGGGGGAAGCAGGTGTACCCTTTTTCACCGTATCTGCCAGTGAGTTTGTGGAATTGTTTGTTGGGAGAGGAGCAGCTAGAATCAGAGACCTTTTTAATGCAGCAAGGAAATTTGCACCATCAATCATATTCATTGATGAGCTTGATGCCGTTGGAGGCAGGCGCGGAAGAAGTTTCAACGATGAACGTGACCAAACACTAAACCAA TTGCTCACAGAAATGGATGGATTTGAATCCGAGATGAGAGTGGTTGTCATTGCAGCAACTAATCGCCCAGAAGCTTTGGATCCAGCCCTATGTCGCCCTGGTCGTTTCTCGCGAAAAGTATATGTCGGGGAGCCTGATGAGGAAGGAAGGAGAAAGATATTGGCTGTACATCTAAGAGGTGTTCCCTTAGAGGAGGACACAAACATCATTTGTCATTTAATCGCTTCTCTTACTGCTGGCTTTGTAGGTGCTGACCTGGCAAACATCGTCAATGAAGCTGCTTTGCTTGCTGCCCGTAGAG GTAGTGAAGGTGTGGCAAGGGAGGATATAATGGAAGCAATTGAAAGAGCAAAGTTTGGAATCAATGATAAGCAACTTAGGTCAAATAAACTAAGCAAGGAGTTGGTTAAGCTCTTCCCTTGGATGCCATCATTGATGGGAAGAAGTGATAAGAGACAGGATGACCTACAAGGACCACTAGGTTATCAATCATTGAGCTCATGA